Proteins from one Heterodontus francisci isolate sHetFra1 chromosome 42, sHetFra1.hap1, whole genome shotgun sequence genomic window:
- the znf488 gene encoding zinc finger protein 488, translating to MELTPFSKGLWAGDNKFLHHHFADILTSVHITREIPEDAIFGPCILQNTFYDTIAFIALKSSDRRSVPYVFRVDATAINSSTDGLSWLRLVQAANNPKEQNLEAYLKSGQLYYRSTRRINKDEELFVWYDKELSRLLGFTDIKTRAGSNTFRCVDCDQELKYENPYLAHVRFLCGKRKDYVAWRDFQALGFSHNGLFKEPNKSTEIKDKDRVTNFHRIAHDLEHSKKKSAVQDEGRSLMEKNTSKRKQDGSEENKIRKTVLLEKTNNLVCDQGGVSKEDTSVCPALAVSVWKLHSDKYLLKKDSSQHNTSAFTEVRRLREKGKVDKTEGNVKESTPDLTRKVGLRTNVVLSSTGSAFSSVLPSSARDEQKSAFCQPNRRTVEGPSMLLAHALHASAECARDLPDSIASSYLLGHTNLMGSKYISTDLGNSHILHTSVTTNSPFLYSTDMWPKPVGVQLQSTSSLTLLPPSYTSFGVSAQNWCAKCNASFRMTSDLVFHMRSHHKKEYATDYLSQRRREEKLTCPICNEFFRERHHLSRHMTSHN from the exons ATGGAACTTACCCCTTTCTCTAAGGGACTTTGGGCAGGTGACAACAAATTTCTACATCATCACTTCGCTGACATATTAACCAGTGTGCACATTACCCGGGAGATCCCTGAAGACGCGATCTTTGGTCCCTGCATCCTCCAGAACACATTTTATGACACAATAGCTTTCATTGCTTTGAAGTCTTCAGACCGCAGAAGTGTCCCCTACGTATTCAGG GTGGATGCAACTGCGATTAACAGTTCTACGGATGGGCTGTCCTGGTTGAGACTCGTGCAGGCGGCAAACAACCCGAAGGAGCAAAATTTAGAGGCTTATCTGAAGAGTGGACAACTGTACTACCGCTCCACGCGGAGGATCAACAAAGACGAGGAGCTTTTCGTGTGGTACGACAAGGAACTGTCGAGACTGCTCGGCTTCACTGATATCAAAACTCGAGCTGGCTCAAATA CCTTCAGGTGCGTGGACTGCGATCAGGAATTGAAATATGAGAATCCATATTTGGCCCATGTTCGATTCCTGTGCGGCAAGAGGAAAGATTATGTCGCGTGGAGAGACTTCCAAGCGCTTGGATTTAGTCACAATGGTCTGTTTAAAGAGCCAAACAAGAGCACAGAGATCAAAGATAAGGACAGAGTTACCAACTTTCACAGGATTGCCCACGATCTGGAGCACTCGAAGAAAAAGTCTGCCGTGCAGGACGAGGGGCGATCTCTGATGGAAAAGAATACCAGTAAGAGGAAGCAAGATGGCTCGGAGGAAAACAAAATCAGGAAAACGGTTTTATTAGAAAAAACAAATAATTTAGTCTGCGACCAGGGCGGCGTTTCTAAAGAAGACACAAGTGTGTGCCCGGCGCTTGCTGTTTCCGTTTGGAAACTTCATTCTGATAAGTATTTATTGAAGAAGGATTCATCACAACATAACACAAGTGCATTTACCGAGGTCCGGCGACTGCGAGAAAAGGGCAAAGTTGATAAAACGGAGGGGAATGTTAAAGAAAGTACCCCTGACCTTACCAGGAAGGTCGGTTTAAGAACAAACGTGGTTCTCAGTTCCACTGGGAGCGCCTTCTCTTCAGTGTTGCCTTCAAGTGCCAGAGATGAACAGAAAAGTGCATTCTGTCAACCAAACAGACGAACAGTAGAAGGGCCTTCTATGCTTCTCGCCCATGCACTCCATGCTTCTGCTGAATGCGCGAGGGATTTACCTGATTCTATAGCTTCAAGTTATCTCCTGGGCCACACTAATCTCATGGGGTCCAAATACATCAGCACTGATCTTGGCAATTCTCATATATTACATACAAGTGTCACAACCAACAGCCCATTTTTATATAGCACTGACATGTGGCCAAAGCCCGTTGGAGTACAGCTACAATCCACATCTTCACTAACGCTGCTCCCACCGTCCTATACGTCTTTTGGGGTGTCAGCTCAGAACTGGTGCGCCAAATGCAACGCGTCCTTTCGAATGACTTCAGACCTGGTGTTTCACATGAGGTCTCATCACAAAAAGGAATACGCAACTGACTATCTGagccagagaaggagagaggaaaaATTGACATGTCCAATCTGTAATGAATTCTTTAGAGAGCGCCATCATCTGTCGCGACACATGACATCTCACAACTGA